The proteins below are encoded in one region of Labrys wisconsinensis:
- a CDS encoding methyl-accepting chemotaxis protein — protein MVSTRKVWEAGAKLAALDRALAVIEFDLAGTVLTANENFLRAMGYALPEVVGKHHSLFVDPAYAHSAEYKAFWDRLRAGEFQAAQFRRLAKGGREVWIEASYNPVLGRGGKPIKVVKVATDISRQKAEDAERAGQVAAIRKSQAVIEFALDGTVLDANANFLDAMGYSLEEVRGRHHAMFVEPAQRDSQDYARFWAALQRGEYQAGQYKRLGKGGREVWIEASYNPILDAAGRPLKVVKFATDITAQVRLLADLQRLIDQNFTEIDLAVGRSADQSSAAIEAAHATRGTVQTVAAAAEELAASVAEIAESMAKSRAATDSAFEHVAAAGDFTRRLSAAAAAMGGIVGLIQSIAAQINLLALNATIESARAGEAGRGFAVVAQEVKTLANQAAKATEQIGAEINGVQTIAGEVVAALDSIRGSVDIMRSTVVATAASVEEQSAVTRDMSVNMQGTSQAVATISDSIASISAAVTQVSGAVATTREAAKVLAR, from the coding sequence ATGGTCTCAACCCGGAAGGTCTGGGAGGCCGGCGCGAAGCTCGCAGCCCTGGACCGGGCGCTGGCCGTGATCGAGTTCGACCTCGCCGGGACCGTGCTCACCGCCAACGAGAATTTCCTGAGGGCGATGGGCTATGCCCTGCCGGAGGTCGTCGGCAAGCACCACAGCCTGTTCGTCGACCCTGCCTACGCCCACAGCGCGGAGTACAAGGCGTTCTGGGATCGGCTGCGGGCCGGCGAGTTCCAGGCCGCGCAGTTCCGGCGCCTCGCCAAGGGCGGCCGCGAGGTCTGGATCGAGGCCTCCTACAACCCCGTGCTCGGGCGTGGCGGCAAGCCCATCAAGGTGGTGAAGGTCGCCACCGACATTTCACGCCAGAAGGCCGAGGACGCCGAGCGGGCCGGCCAGGTCGCCGCGATCCGCAAGTCGCAGGCGGTGATCGAGTTCGCGCTCGACGGCACCGTCCTCGACGCCAACGCCAATTTCCTCGACGCCATGGGGTACTCGCTCGAGGAAGTGCGGGGGCGCCATCATGCCATGTTCGTCGAGCCGGCGCAGCGCGACAGCCAGGACTATGCCCGCTTCTGGGCGGCGCTGCAGCGCGGCGAATATCAGGCCGGACAGTACAAGCGCCTCGGCAAGGGCGGCCGCGAGGTCTGGATCGAGGCCTCCTACAATCCGATCCTCGATGCCGCGGGCCGGCCGCTCAAGGTGGTGAAGTTCGCCACCGACATCACCGCGCAGGTCAGGCTCCTCGCCGACCTGCAACGCCTGATCGACCAGAACTTCACCGAGATCGACCTGGCGGTCGGCCGATCGGCCGACCAGTCGAGCGCCGCCATCGAAGCGGCGCATGCGACCAGGGGCACGGTCCAGACCGTGGCCGCCGCGGCGGAGGAGCTGGCGGCCTCGGTGGCGGAAATCGCGGAGAGCATGGCCAAGTCGCGGGCGGCCACCGACAGCGCCTTCGAGCACGTCGCCGCCGCCGGCGACTTCACCCGCCGCCTCTCCGCCGCCGCGGCCGCCATGGGCGGCATCGTCGGGCTGATCCAGAGCATCGCGGCGCAGATCAACCTGCTCGCCCTCAACGCCACCATCGAGTCGGCCCGGGCCGGGGAGGCCGGGCGCGGCTTCGCCGTGGTCGCCCAGGAGGTCAAGACCCTCGCCAACCAGGCGGCCAAGGCCACCGAGCAGATCGGCGCCGAAATCAACGGCGTCCAGACCATTGCCGGCGAGGTGGTGGCCGCGCTCGACTCGATCCGCGGCTCCGTCGACATCATGCGCAGCACGGTCGTCGCCACTGCCGCCTCGGTGGAGGAGCAGAGCGCGGTGACGCGCGACATGTCGGTGAACATGCAGGGCACGTCCCAGGCCGTCGCCACCATCTCCGACAGCATCGCCTCGATCTCGGCGGCCGTGACCCAGGTCTCCGGCGCGGTTGCCACCACCCGCGAGGCGGCGAAGGTGCTGGCGCGGTGA